The genome window AACCCAAAAAGAATATAATCATTCGAAACTGTAAGATTTAGTAATCTTCGACTTAAtaagaataacaaaataaatcaattaaacccaGAATCCCTTCTTTCTACGAAGCAATTCATCAAACAGATAGGCACAAAGAACCCACATACAgaatcacacacaaaaaagaaaaagaaaaccctaaccctaaccctaaccctaattcTCAAATCacttaatcaattaattgagaGACACAAAACAACTCAACTGCAATAATCagtgaaattaaacaaaagaaaaggaaccgcataattaaatccttcatatATAGTTTTGTAGACTCACGTTTTCATACGATTTTTTCCGTTGAGGGTTTTCTCGAAGTGCGCTTCGAGGATGAAACATTCTAGTTGTggtcgaagaagaagaagaatccatGGTTCACAGAGAGAACAAGAAACACAAACAGAGCGAAAGAGTAAAACAAACGGAGTGACAGAGAGAGCAGATTAAGAGATGACGATGATGGTaacgaaaagaaagaaagaaaaagggaattAGCAGtgagagaaacaaaaaacaaaagcaattaaaatctaattgtAGCAAAGGAGAAATTAGAATGAGGGGAGGGGTGGAGGACAAGCAATTCATAGCGCGTAAATATCTATTTCTGGTAAGCCGGTGGCGCTAAACGGTCACTAAAATTTTGAATGCTTATTCTGTTTTATCGATTAAAATGACAAAACTGTCCtctatccttttctttcttcatggtCGTCTcgcttcttattattattattattattattagtactgCTAGTAATGTTACTAACAGAAACTAAATTATGTGTagaaattattgtatttttttattatttatccttttacaAATCATCATAGAttataacattaatttttttgaaattttattttagtttttttttcatcattaaaccttttaaaccaaaattaaaacataatttttttgaaaaaaaagtttgattgaAAGTCACATAACCAAAGTAAAAATGATAAGTATAATAGGTGATGACTCCAAACTTCAtacaaaaactttattttgatccatcaattttttcagtttataggttatcgatttttttaactgtcaaaaatttaattttgatattaaagttCGTTTCCctcatttctcaatttttttgtgagaggagagagaggattcAGATTCCATTAtagacaagaaaaaatgattgttgaCGATGATTTTGAccatcaaaaaaattgaaattggtgTCAATGGGTTTCATTTCATAAAGGTAGTTTCACCTaggtgtttttttccttctccttgccCAAGGAGACAGATCTTACCGCATGAATGTTTTTGGGTTcgagttaaattttgttttttaagttgttttttaagtttttttggaGCCATATATAGGTTTATCAAggtgttttctaggtgttttggttgaaaaataagttttaaagcCAAAACAAATCGAAGCCTTGTTTTTTCAGCAATCTCTTGTCACTAGATTCTTCAAAATATAGACGACAGGTTGTTTgttgtcgtttttttttttaacaaatggGGCGGACAATCATCTGCCCTTATgggaaattaaaagaaaaaataaaaacatgaccCAGCATGCCTAGGTTGTTTTCTTAAGTCCCAGGCACGTTGGGCCACCAGGCCCACACACTTGactccttttagtttttttttctatttttatttgggttaaaaaaatttattaaaaccaaTTGAATTCATGAGTCGGGTCAcatgattgatgaattaatcaACAACATCTaggttattatttgtttttttgtttaatgccTTTTCTTcccctcaatttaaaaaatatatatataatttcattatttgttatcgatgatttattttttattttgctcaaacctaaaaaaatacaatatcatCATTTGTTATCAATTATTAACTTTTACTATCTCGGCATCACGTGcttatcatggttttttttacttctaaaaaagttgtttcatataaaaaattatcatgcattttattattatataatcaaatgaaaaataatatctgGAATAAGAAATTTATTGAATCCAAAGAAGTGTATGACTTCAATTGTGAGTTTGCTTGGTTGAATTAAGTTCAATTaggttctttttaattaaattttattttttattgattttatattttaatattgagttaattcaGAATTGagctttctgattttttttcaagattatcctCGTACATTTTGCTAGTCaactcatgtttattttttctatctcaaTATTAGATAAATATGTTGTTCAATTCATGattgaaatctatttttttttagaagatatATCACCAATACCTGGATATTGTTTTTtgcactttaattttattttatttttgctttgatCCGCAAGATAGCATGGACCAATGAATTAGTaacttatatattaaataaccTAGGACATTTATTGTAGCAAGTTCTTTttgttctcaatttttttttagtgtcttTCTATGCCTAAATTGggttataatttgataaaatttattaagtttcaagcaaattaaaatataggggactaaattgtaaaacacactaaaatttcattatccatctatttttttatttgaaaatttatttttatccttctaCTTTCTCTTTTCAACCTTCATAatccttataatttttaaaatctaattttgatgCAAAGatccatttttcttatttttcaatccCTGAGTTTGAGATATAAGAgagaaaattatcaattttcatTAATTCCAAACCCTAAAAATATCAACTTTAATGTCAAAAAGTTTCATTCTACAAGAGAAGTTTGATTGTGATTGTTTTGAACCTCAATATTGCTTGAAGAATCAATATTGCTTGAAGAATAGATTGAagccaagaaagaaaatttttattggGTTGATTTTGTGTTCTTAGAccattttctcaatttttaacttgataaattagtttttttaatgttacaaGGGTGTTATTTAGGGGTTTATTggcaaaaagaaattttaaaaatagggTTTTGACCCAAAAACCAACTCATGACTTTTCAGCCACCATTGGCGGCTAAAATGTGAATAAAAGCAAATAACGTGTcatctgtcttttttttatccttcaattgtTTTTGCTGACAATcacatcttttaattatttttaagaaaaaatttctCTATTGTTGTTATCATATAtttagctaaaaataaaatttaaaaataaaattattaaactcaataaagTTCATAACCTAGGTTACGGGTTTTAAAGATTAAACCATTAAAAACGGGTCAATTCAATATGTTCTCATCTccctttttatcattaatttttttatttcaatcttttcttttaattctttttttttaaatctctatttttttatcatatatttaagtaaaataaataaattaaaaaaaaaacaaaattatttaacctAATGAAGTTTATGACTCATGTCACAATTTTAGCAGGTTAAGCCACAAAATAAAGcttgatccaatatattattatctcaatattttttttaaagctactTTGAATTTGTCTTCATTACATGTTTTGTGttggttttgatttgctttttaaaggGTTATCACGGTCTCTAGATCTGGGTCGtaagtttaacaagttaattatGTTTGACCCGAATTGATTTAATTGTCAAcgtatcaaaaaaaaaaaaaaggagtttgtAATCCACATTcttggattattatttttttggttatctaggtttttttgtgttaaaaaaaattgtttgactTGTAACGTGTCATAGGGCATTAACCGAGTAATGACATAATACcctttaaatttatgaaaatgacaaaactgacctttatccttttctttctagtttATACTCCTAGCTAAACACAAATTTCAGGGATTCTTTCTTTCCTTAAGCATAGTCATCCAAAAAATAACACTCGCACTTTGTTCCTGTAAATTCATGTGAACTTTTTAACAATTACCTATAGCCttcttgaaataataaataaataggctCCTCCAACtcgatattaaattaaatgaattgaaaaaaataaaatgttaggaAATAAttgtaaactttaatattttaaggtataaaattacattataaaGTATATAGtcgggtattaaagatacaaaatagaaaaacaccgttaaaattttatgattaatctTAACACATTTAAAATTCCATTGATCTAGGAGGTAGATTCGTTATTTGGCATCGTACACACCACAATAACCTATAAAAGGTCATCAACTATATAGTCATTATAGACAagccatgaaaatattttaagacaTTATTAAGAACCTCTAATAAATTAGTCATTATATTGTCACAACTACGATCACCATCATATAGGAGTGTTTATATTTCTTTAGTTTCAAATTCTAGCCATTCTTTTATATGTTCATCCCTTTAAATCATTCCAATATAACATGTTTCAAACTTCTTCCAGGTCCTTGATATATCTTTTCTAATATTCTCTTCAACGCCACATCTTTGAACCTTATATTAAAGTTATTGAAAAAGTATCACGaacaatgatgatgataccCAATTAGCTCAAGCCATGTATGTgccattgaatttttaattgttacatATTTATCTGATATTATACATAATTTGATATGCCCACCTATGACATATTAGCGAAGTAAATCTAAAAGTCATGTTTAGTTAATCTTTGTCTCTTATTTGACCAAAGCATAACATCACAAAAAAATACCTATTTTTCTCGTTATAAGCAACTTCAATCAATAATTTTGTCTTGTATTTCTTATAAAAGTGAGTCATCAATACTTATCAATGGACAACAATATTTAAACCCTTTAATTGAAACTCCAAATGCCTAAAATACTcttataaataatgttttattgtcATTAATCATTTTATGATCCCACTTGACAACTATACTTGGATTTGATTCTATAATAGCTAATAAAACTCTAAGCAACATTTGAAAGGACTCCTTATATGAaccaaataattgttttaatactTTTTGTTTAGTTGTTCATGCCTTATGGTATAAGACATCACACAAAAAATCCTTATATATGGCAGCTTGAATGGTAGAGATGTAAATACTTATTTCATCTTTGACAGTGGTCATCATCACATTATTGATAAGTCTTAGTCAATTTGATGATGACCTCGCATAACAATTGAGTTGATACATGTATGAGGTTCTTTGAATCAGAATTCTTGTGATGCCCCCATGTAAATACAATTGGCATGTCGGTTCATATGTATACTATAATTGCATATAAGTTATGGTTGAACGTTGCATCTTATATTGTAATGAATTCTTTATATGTCACCGCTTAACTACAGAAATTAATTCATACTTGGTTTGAAAAGTTTGTCTAACCTCCAACTGATTAGTTAAGCTTGAATTCTTACAACTTAAAGCCTAATCATTACATATCGTTTGAGCAAACCCACTAACATCCTCAAATTCAACAATGCCCAACTAACTCATCATCCCCAACTATGTCGTCACATTATTGTCATCTTCGTCATCACTTAGTTCAGAGTTATCATAACAATATAAAACAATTGGCATACCCAATCGCACTTTCATATCTATAATTTCTTATGTCAATGTTAGATTCACTGCATCACCATTGATCCTATCGATACTAGACAAACTAACTGCATGTGATGCTTATATAGTCCTTTGAGTGTAACTTGGGTTCAAATTGAACTCCATAGTAGAAGGGTTTTCTTGTTAAGTATATTATTCAAGTAGAGCTTTAAAATTTGCAACTCATTTTCTATGGCCAACTCAaccattgaatttaaattttcatcatTAGAACTTGGCACACCAACATAATGATTTAGACACACCCTCGTATTACATCCTCAAAATAAtgtcaacttcaatttcaaaacaaatcccACTCAAAGCcttcatatattaacttttttagtTCATTACAAGTGATACCAATAGAAATATCGACATTAGTACCGCtataataacataataatttctaaaCCCTAACATAATCAACAAGatcataattcataaaaatttattcctaaataacattatttatcaACTCAATTGGTATAATTTTaagctaattaaaataatttatagttaatttaactaaaatcatcaaattcctaaactaacaaaaaaaaaaaccaaaatccatATCATAATCAACAAAAACCTAACTCATCAATTTCTCCCCAATAATGTAATTTATCAACCAATTgatgtattttataattaattaacataatttatagtaaatttaattaaaaccaaCAAAAGCCTAaactaacacaaaaaaaactctaaccTAACCCCTAACATAATCACAAATtagcacaaaaaaattaaattaataaaggaGGAAGGTAGATTATACCTGAAATTATTGAAGCAAAGAAGATGTGAGTAGTGGTGGTGGCAGTGGTACTTGTTATCAGGAGTAAAGGAAGAGGGGGATGGGATGCAATGGGAAGAGAGGTGTTCTGTCACGCGCATGCAACCCACACTATATGCTATTTTGCCAGatcattttacaaaaacaaaatctcttgccataaaaactaaaaaaaagcaaatagttCAAAACAAACTGACGGTACTCCTTGAAAACACATAACCAAGGAATAGTAGATAACAATCAATGCAATTGTTGAGGTAATAATTCCAACTAGATTCAAAAGCCTGTTTGTCATgcattcaattttcttgctacagaCTAGTAATGGTTGTTAATGGATCATCCAAAGACTGAACCGGTGAGAGCTGTTTAATGGTACACACTAGTTAGCTGATCCAGCAGCTTACCAACTCAATCAGTGGGCACATccgttatattttttacatgtactttttctattttttagcaaaataaattcataaaatacaaaaatatgaaaagtcaACAGTCCAATGGATTCTCATTTCCATTCCCTCTGTTATTTTCAATGGTCAAAACAATGTCGCATGTTTAGTACATGACTAAttccttttttctatttctattttgtgaaaaaaaataataataacaaatacatTGATGGAATAATATACATGCCGAGGTTGCAAAAATAACTACAAGAGGGACCATCCTCTGTAACACCTAAAAACAACAAAGCTAGGCACACAAACCAGAATCAATCTGATGGGAGAACAGTAAGGTAGTAGGGATATCCCAGGCTTGTCCCTGAAGACTGTATTCTCTCTCCTACACTTTCATGATCGTTAACTGGTATAAGATTCCAATTCAAAACATAGTTTGACAAATCATATGTACCAGGGGAGAACACGCATATTTGAAGAGGAATTTCAGTTGTGGATAGCGGCTTGATTTGGACTCCGGTTGAGCTTGACCCAGACCAGATGAATGGAGAGACACTTTCTGGTAATAGTGACTTTCGAACATGGTTTCTGAGTGCATCAGATTCGATTTTACTGTCCTTCGCTAGAGACACATCATGCCACCCAACTTGGTTTCCAGAAGCTTCATCACTCAGCTGATCACTAATGCTGGTGGAATCAAGGGTCTTTAAGATTATAGATGCAAGAGCATTCGATGAGTTGTAGATAGTCATCCTAAAATTTATTTcgcaaaatgaagaagaaaagtcGTGATGTCTGGTTCGAGGTCCATCAACTACCCATGATATTGGACTTGTGCTCGCAGTGCTGTAAatggaaataataattaacaactaGATGATTGAAGAACGTACAGAAAAAACAGAACAGCCACTGCAAACCAGAAGCGCTTTTGTATATTCTTGCCTGCAATGACATGCATGATGAGAAAAGACATGATGTGCGTCTGCAACTCCAGGCTGAGAATTGCTTTTTAGTGGCCGAGAGATCAAAATAAAGTCCACTGCATTTTCAGCTTCCTGATACATACAAAAACAGAAGGCTCAAAATGACCAATAAAGAAACAAAGGCAGTGCAAGGAAATGAGATGACTGATCACAACcgaacataaaatattaactgCCACTATTGTTGCTTACCTGCAACTTTGATTAAACAGAGcacccaaaacaaaataacaaaatcctaGGCTTGACACTTACTACAGCTTGTAAAGGATGTCCAAAGTTGTCACTCAgaattttgaccaaaaaaaaacaaggtggCTGTGCAGCTGTGTTGGTGGTCTAGGTGGTGATAGTGATGAAAATGCTGACAGTACCAAAAACAGCCACCGCATTTGATTGTCATTCGGATATTACCAACCTGATTAGAAATTCCATGCTGCAACCTTTCATAATCGTGGAAACCAGCCAAAGGTGATTTGGATGTATCAAAAGGAGCTCCTTTGCTACCATCAGGAACCAAACTTACATTGCTTCCAATGTGAGGGAAAAGAGATGAGGTACTTTCTTCAGTACTTAATGATTTCCTACAACTCTGAAGACGaagaataatttaattgatcagCTTAAAATGCGTAGCATAATTAGGTGAAATTTAAAGGGCCATGAAAATGAATTTACAGGGCATTGGCAAAACACAATAGGAAATATTATCCATGTACAAGTTAGCAGTAAGCACATCAAGCTTCGCACTAAACAACAGAACAAGGAAATAGAAGAAGATAGGAAGAAAGAAACGTTTAATCTGAGAGAAAGGAAGAGGTAAAAGGTCAAAAGGCAAGGGAAGGGCAATTTCAAAAATGCTTAACCTGAAAATGCAGATTCTTGTACCAACCTTGAGCacaaagaaacatgaaaatgcTTGGCCAGCAATTAGAGATTGTGAAGGGAAGATTGTATCGATGGGTTGAAGCAGAGAAATTTCCCAGTGGCTTCCAATGGTTGATAGCTGATTAACCTGGATGCTCTCTGAGTTAGTTTTGTTGACAACATCCATGTGCACAAGGAACTCTTGCAATCTTGACGGATAGGGACTGATTTTAAATGACACATCCAATGATGGTAGTACCTATTGGAAAAGATTTTTAATGAATCACATTAGATAAGTAAAAAGTGTTTGATCAACAAAGAGAAATCACATGCATCACCAACTTAATGATAGTTGGTTCTTAACAATTGAAAGACGAACAAGAACAGTATCAGTATTATAATATCTATATAGCACAAGTATAAATTATTCTGAATTCATCCATGACAATATTTATCTTGATATCAGAAAACCCATTCAATATTTCGCACTGATAGCTCTAGAAGCTTGGTATGATCTCAAGCTATTATCGGGATTATAAATAGTATGAAGTATGAAGAAAAGCAACAAATCCCCATCATATTCAAGCACATACCTGCAAATTATAATGCATGCGTAGAATTCGGTATCTCATGGCACTTGATTGATCTCCCATCTCATAGTATATTACTACTTGCAAGGAGATGTTTCCAGGAACAGCAGCCCGAAACCAAAGAGGCCACAATAGTGGATTTTCCCCTTGCACTGAGAGATCCTGAAATACAAAGGCAACAGCAAGTATATAACTAAAAATGGCAAGATACCAATTTTATGTTAAATGCCACAAACCAATGCATAAGGTGAACTTCTGACCTCTGGAAATAGAAAAACACCATGAGATGCTATTTTTGGATTAGCAGGTGGGCtaacatttgttttcttctctaaGCATGCAGGAAATTCTAAATCCAAATCTTCTTGTTTCCCAATATTTAGGAATCTAGGATGGCTGGTCTTCATTTTCAAATTCTgccaaaaaagattataaaCAAAGTTAAAACAGAAAAGACACTAGAAGCACCCGTTCATTAATGCATCTTACTAATAGACAGTATTTATGCTAGCATTTGCAGGAAAAATTAACAAAGCCTGACATATAGGCAAGTTGGGTTCTTCCTTTCACTCAAAGTTACCATGGTAACTTGTGGCAGTCTAAGAGATTAagaaactcttttaaaaaaataataataaattgtggCAGTCTAGTAGATTAAGAAACTTTCAAAcataaatattctttaaaaaaaaggccATTATCCAATTCGGGCACCATCAACTGAGGTCTTGGAATGAAAAATTTGGAAACCATCCTAACCTTTAACATTTTTGGATGAAGTGGGTattcataagaatcaaatttgtgCCTCTACAGCTGTAGATCCAAAACATTTACCAAGTATAATATTAAGACATTGAAATCATCAAATCAATCTTTAAAAGGTCAACATGATTCAATTTTCCAAATCACAAGGTTGCAATACAATAGCCAGTGGGGTCACAAATACAAGAAGCATGCTACCCAATGGCACACAAAGTACATTATTCATTAGGACACTAGAATGATGGGAAAAAAGCATACCTTTACAGAAACTTCTGATCGGTTCCTCAACTCTAAAACAAGATTCTGTAAATGTCCTGCATATGCCTTCTCAGGTAGAGCATGAATGAAGCCCTCAAGCTTGGGTAGACTCTGGACaagaatgaatatttttaaaaattgatattccaacttaatctaaataaataaaaaatccaaaggaGCAGTGTGGGGGGGCAGGATGTCGGTACCTGGATCACTATAAACTTCAAGTAATTGCCGGGTGATTGCTTAGCTTTCCTTCTTCCCtttgcaattttctttttcacataATTAGacccaaaactataaaaaccaaCCACAGAACCTGACAATTTCCATCTGACACCAACAATTTTTAGAATGCCTTCTACTTTGGGAGTAACTGTTAGTTGCACCTGAAAGGGAAAATAGGATTGTCAAAACATGACTTCCAAAAATGACGGTGACTATTGAGCAAAATATATTAGGAGAGCATTGTATCAAAGAGAAGTATCTATGATCATCGACAAGAGGACAGTAACTATGACTATTGAGATAGAGAAACCAACTGGACTCTTACAGAGATAGAAGAACCAACTAGACTCTTATAGAGATAGAAAAACATCCACATGGAGAAATGTCAATATACTAAGTTTTGGTTACACTATCTTCAGTGCTATATTCTGGTTTGAAGTATTTTCCATATGGACTGCCTATGACAAATAATCCATTTTGGTTTGCACTATTAAAGTTTTGGTTTATCAAACTACAGAAAATGCGGGTGGACAAAGAAACAAATTCAAAGATTCAGGCCTTCCTCCAATGGCAGAACCTGAGATAAATTTTGGGGTGTGGGTGCCATTTATTATGTACTTGTGCTTacataaaattttcattgaTTTGTACATTAATAGAGCAtagaaatgcataaaaatattataatctaaCTTGGGACCATATCATATCCAATTTGTcattcaaagaaattaaaaccaaGAAAGAGGACTAGCTCCATCCAAAATTGAAATTCAGtacaatatattataattagaaTTGCAAAATCATTCAttcttgaaaaaatcaagaagaaaggaaagaaataagaattgcaacattattatatttctattagggaaataattgcaaaaaaagaaagattagtAAATCAACTACAGCTTCGAATAGAAGTGAGaatgtttaatttgaattcatTTGTTTGAAGAAAAGATACGAATCTATAAGAAAACTGAAAGTAGCGACTAGTTCTTGCATGCCTCAACGTCATTACTAGTTCTTATACCTTCTTACACAAATGGTCATTTTTGTCAAATatattttccaaaacaaaattattatttggaaATCATCATTACGACACATTTGTTAACTTGATTTCTTCACGAATTTTTAAAGTGAGCAGCACACACTAATATTTGATTAACTGGCGACAATACCACTTACAAAATCCATGCAGTGAAATATCGCACAGAGGTATCGTACATATAGTGATGCACTTAATTCTCTCTTTCACACGCACCAGAAAACAGGGATAACACACCATGACTCTAAAAAGTTCAGAAAATTTCAAATGTGTTAAGTCACTGCAAATTCATTCCACAGTTCAAAGAAAGCACTCACCAAATTGGCTTCACCCCCTCCCAGTGAGATGTTGACCTCGGACAAGGAAAATGAGGAAGTGTCTGATATTATCTCTCTGCAGTAAGCGAGCAAAATTAAGTTAGCAGTTGTAAGAATGACACTGAATCCAGGAGCACCATAGGAGGAAACTGgcttgaaaacaaacaaaatttagGTAAAGATTGTGAAAAGGTTTGCACAAATACCTCAAGTTTTCATGTTCTTCATTATTCCAGATTCCAGCAGTTGAGCAACTTGCATCTGCGTCAACATTAAAATTGTGATCacctgttttctttttcctatgaATTTACCCTCATCCAAATtgacaaaagaagaaagagaaggaaagaaaatttaGAGATAAACTGCTTGTAACTCACCAGAATTCGTTTCATCTGATGTTGCAGAAAGCTCGCATATCAAAGAAACACTAGAGATTGAAATAGGGATTTCCAGGGGGTTCTTAAATTCAATAGCGATCTTTATTGCTTCTGCAgtcacaaaataaaagaatgttaTACCACTAAAGGCAATACAACGGATGAGGCCCCTTagtcccttctttttttttgtgcaccTGGTACTGATTAACAATCTTACATAATAAATAAGCAatcaaaaccctttttttccaaTATTTCCTGTTCTCGGTAACAAACAAAACTAGACATGgactctcaaattatttttcatgtattgcTGACAGAACAAAACTCTTAAATAACTTGTATGCATTATGAATCTGAGTCTTCATCAAAATTCAAGTTCAAAACTAACATGCAGTCTCAAAATATTCTTCATGCACTGCAAGTATTATTCCCGACAAAACAAAACTCtcaataacaaaattcaaatcCAAACACCACATGAAGTGTCAGTGACAGAATTTCACAAGCTGTGTGCTCTTAATGACCCGTATTAAAAGAAAACCTCCAAATAATATTATGCATAGAAACTAAGAAACATTCAGTTTTGCTGCTGTACATAGCAAAAATAACCCTGAGTTGAACATAGGCAAAAATTAAGCAAGATCAAAAATTTTCATTCCTAACATATAGAATAgtgtattttataaatt of Populus trichocarpa isolate Nisqually-1 chromosome 16, P.trichocarpa_v4.1, whole genome shotgun sequence contains these proteins:
- the LOC7469943 gene encoding uncharacterized protein LOC7469943 isoform X3 → MDPAKTSLGKMLLEEITPVVMVLRTPLVEESCLKNSLSFIEMLSPFCDFNNIDVPVRTSSDQPYRLQKFKLRLFYESDIKQPDIVVAKERLKQVITEAGEKDRSDLSTDPLDISNVLASVSVVSSKDEQPINKFVDLFNTNKLPSLLNDGAMDPKILKHYVLVHDNKDGPSEKATKILTEMKNTFGFNGCHLLCINSSQDEQIEHQDNPWVPYKFDSSPSQDLGCYLNIDDFNEIKDLIQELSSKHIIPYMEQKVRVLNQQISATRKGFKNQIKNLWWRKGKEDTPDSSNGPMYTYSSVESQIRVLGDYAFMLGDYELALSNYRLISTDYKIDKAWKRYAGVQEMMGLTYFMLDQSRKEADNCMENAFNTYLKLGSSGRQNATRCGLWWIEMLKMKDQFKEAATVYFRICSEELLHSAVMLEQASYCYLLSQPPMLHKYGFHLVLSGDRYKKCDQIKHAIRTYRNAVSVYKGTPWSYIKDHVHFHIGQCYGFLGMYDVAFTHMLEVLACSHQSKATQELFLREFLQIVQKAGKTFEVLRLQLPVINISSLKVDFEDHRTYALPGSTSVKESVWRSLEEDMIPSLPTVRTNWLELQSKLLPKYKESNICVAGEAIKIAIEFKNPLEIPISISSVSLICELSATSDETNSDASCSTAGIWNNEEHENLREIISDTSSFSLSEVNISLGGGEANLVQLTVTPKVEGILKIVGVRWKLSGSVVGFYSFGSNYVKKKIAKGRRKAKQSPGNYLKFIVIQSLPKLEGFIHALPEKAYAGHLQNLVLELRNRSEVSVKNLKMKTSHPRFLNIGKQEDLDLEFPACLEKKTNVSPPANPKIASHGVFLFPEDLSVQGENPLLWPLWFRAAVPGNISLQVVIYYEMGDQSSAMRYRILRMHYNLQVLPSLDVSFKISPYPSRLQEFLVHMDVVNKTNSESIQVNQLSTIGSHWEISLLQPIDTIFPSQSLIAGQAFSCFFVLKSCRKSLSTEESTSSLFPHIGSNVSLVPDGSKGAPFDTSKSPLAGFHDYERLQHGISNQEAENAVDFILISRPLKSNSQPGVADAHHVFSHHACHCSTASTSPISWVVDGPRTRHHDFSSSFCEINFRMTIYNSSNALASIILKTLDSTSISDQLSDEASGNQVGWHDVSLAKDSKIESDALRNHVRKSLLPESVSPFIWSGSSSTGVQIKPLSTTEIPLQICVFSPGTYDLSNYVLNWNLIPVNDHESVGERIQSSGTSLGYPYYLTVLPSD
- the LOC7469943 gene encoding uncharacterized protein LOC7469943 isoform X4; the protein is MDPAKTSLGKMLLEEITPVVMVLRTPLVEESCLKNSLSFIEMLSPFCDFNNIDVPVRTSSDQPYRLQKFKLRLFYESDIKQPDIVAKERLKQVITEAGEKDRSDLSTDPLDISNVLASVSVVSSKDEQPINKFVDLFNTNKLPSLLNDGAMDPKILKHYVLVHDNKDGPSEKATKILTEMKNTFGFNGCHLLCINSSQDEQIEHQDNPWVPYKFDSSPSQDLGCYLNIDDFNEIKDLIQELSSKHIIPYMEQKVRVLNQQISATRKGFKNQIKNLWWRKGKEDTPDSSNGPMYTYSSVESQIRVLGDYAFMLGDYELALSNYRLISTDYKIDKAWKRYAGVQEMMGLTYFMLDQSRKEADNCMENAFNTYLKLGSSGRQNATRCGLWWIEMLKMKDQFKEAATVYFRICSEELLHSAVMLEQASYCYLLSQPPMLHKYGFHLVLSGDRYKKCDQIKHAIRTYRNAVSVYKGTPWSYIKDHVHFHIGQCYGFLGMYDVAFTHMLEVLACSHQSKATQELFLREFLQIVQKAGKTFEVLRLQLPVINISSLKVDFEDHRTYALPGSTSVKESVWRSLEEDMIPSLPTVRTNWLELQSKLLPKYKESNICVAGEAIKIAIEFKNPLEIPISISSVSLICELSATSDETNSDASCSTAGIWNNEEHENLREIISDTSSFSLSEVNISLGGGEANLVQLTVTPKVEGILKIVGVRWKLSGSVVGFYSFGSNYVKKKIAKGRRKAKQSPGNYLKFIVIQSLPKLEGFIHALPEKAYAGHLQNLVLELRNRSEVSVKNLKMKTSHPRFLNIGKQEDLDLEFPACLEKKTNVSPPANPKIASHGVFLFPEDLSVQGENPLLWPLWFRAAVPGNISLQVVIYYEMGDQSSAMRYRILRMHYNLQVLPSLDVSFKISPYPSRLQEFLVHMDVVNKTNSESIQVNQLSTIGSHWEISLLQPIDTIFPSQSLIAGQAFSCFFVLKSCRKSLSTEESTSSLFPHIGSNVSLVPDGSKGAPFDTSKSPLAGFHDYERLQHGISNQEAENAVDFILISRPLKSNSQPGVADAHHVFSHHACHCSTASTSPISWVVDGPRTRHHDFSSSFCEINFRMTIYNSSNALASIILKTLDSTSISDQLSDEASGNQVGWHDVSLAKDSKIESDALRNHVRKSLLPESVSPFIWSGSSSTGVQIKPLSTTEIPLQICVFSPGTYDLSNYVLNWNLIPVNDHESVGERIQSSGTSLGYPYYLTVLPSD